From the Veillonellales bacterium genome, one window contains:
- a CDS encoding RidA family protein, with protein MKTVVCSGQAPQAIGPYSQAIKANGFLFISGQIPLDSVSGQTVYGGIEPQTYEVLNNLRAILEQEKLTFSDVVKTTVFLQDMNDFAVMNKIYGQYFTQEHPARACVQVDRLPRNVLVEMELIAVYPEP; from the coding sequence ATGAAAACTGTCGTATGTTCCGGTCAGGCGCCTCAGGCCATTGGCCCTTACTCTCAGGCGATAAAGGCGAACGGTTTTCTATTTATTTCCGGGCAGATACCGTTGGATTCGGTAAGCGGACAAACTGTTTATGGCGGAATTGAGCCTCAGACATATGAGGTATTAAATAATCTGAGGGCAATTTTAGAGCAAGAAAAGCTGACATTTTCCGATGTAGTCAAAACTACGGTTTTCCTGCAGGATATGAATGATTTTGCGGTAATGAATAAGATCTACGGTCAATATTTTACGCAAGAGCATCCGGCCAGGGCTTGTGTTCAGGTTGACCGGCTGCCGCGTAATGTTCTTGTGGAAATGGAATTAATTGCCGTTTACCCCGAGCCGTAA
- a CDS encoding (Fe-S)-binding protein — protein sequence MSNEITAKDINEHDKELLRDIEDALANCVKCGNCMAVCPIFKEVGVESGVARGKLALMEGVLKGDIPISDNFEKALGKCLSCKACAANCSSGVPADELIIRGRQAIVKARGLHPMKQKVFTLLKNRPLFDFALRMAGLFGPLGMKKLPRPMAVVARFPMPGMDKRRVLTPFAATPLRNQYPETIKVDKPKMRVAFFTGCTINYAYTDIGQSVINVLKANDVEVVMPSMQHCCGTPVFTSGDIETGKTFARHNIQTFERYDVDYIVAACGSCAEAFKFEYPKMFKDEPDMKARAEKLAKKTLEISEFLVDVVKFRKDNLGEVKATVTMHDPCHMVRGIKVTQQPREIVNAIPGIKFVEMKEPARCCGSGGSFSLANYELSRKINDRKVADIASTHADIVATSCGSCRMHITDGLVQNHQDNTQVVHVIQLLDKAYQAGKK from the coding sequence ATGAGCAATGAGATTACGGCCAAGGATATAAACGAGCACGATAAAGAGCTGCTGCGCGACATAGAAGATGCTCTGGCCAATTGTGTGAAATGCGGCAATTGTATGGCAGTCTGTCCCATTTTTAAAGAGGTCGGTGTTGAATCCGGCGTAGCCCGGGGTAAACTGGCACTCATGGAAGGCGTTTTAAAAGGCGATATTCCCATTTCCGACAATTTTGAGAAGGCATTGGGTAAATGCCTTTCTTGTAAAGCCTGTGCTGCAAACTGTTCTTCCGGCGTACCTGCCGATGAACTCATTATCCGGGGGCGTCAGGCCATTGTAAAGGCCCGTGGTCTTCACCCGATGAAGCAAAAAGTATTCACTTTGCTAAAGAACAGACCCCTATTTGACTTTGCCTTGCGGATGGCCGGTCTCTTCGGACCGCTTGGCATGAAAAAACTGCCCCGTCCAATGGCGGTTGTAGCTCGCTTCCCTATGCCCGGAATGGACAAAAGACGAGTTTTGACCCCCTTTGCGGCTACTCCTTTAAGAAATCAATATCCTGAAACAATTAAAGTGGATAAACCTAAAATGCGGGTAGCTTTCTTTACCGGTTGCACTATCAACTATGCATATACCGATATCGGACAATCTGTTATTAATGTTCTGAAAGCAAACGATGTTGAAGTTGTAATGCCCAGCATGCAGCATTGCTGCGGCACTCCGGTATTCACTTCGGGTGATATAGAAACCGGTAAAACATTTGCCAGACATAACATTCAAACCTTTGAACGCTATGATGTTGACTATATTGTTGCGGCCTGCGGTTCTTGCGCTGAAGCATTCAAATTTGAATATCCTAAAATGTTTAAGGATGAACCGGACATGAAAGCCCGGGCAGAAAAGCTGGCCAAGAAGACTTTAGAAATCAGCGAATTTCTCGTTGATGTAGTGAAATTCCGCAAGGATAATCTGGGAGAAGTGAAAGCAACGGTAACAATGCACGATCCTTGTCATATGGTTCGCGGTATTAAGGTCACCCAGCAGCCCCGTGAGATTGTAAATGCAATCCCCGGCATTAAATTCGTAGAAATGAAAGAACCCGCTCGCTGCTGCGGATCAGGCGGTTCTTTCAGCTTAGCAAACTATGAACTTTCCCGAAAAATCAATGATCGGAAGGTTGCCGATATTGCCTCAACCCATGCCGATATTGTCGCGACAAGCTGCGGCAGCTGCCGGATGCATATTACCGATGGTCTTGTACAAAATCATCAAGATAATACTCAAGTAGTTCATGTGATCCAGCTACTGGATAAAGCTTACCAGGCTGGTAAAAAGTAA
- a CDS encoding response regulator transcription factor — MDKIRIIIADDHAVLRSGLKALLNCSPQFEVIGEVGDGLEVLKMVEELTPDVLILDLSMPGMSGVDCLKEIRSRNLSCRVLVLTMYDDEEYIKEVMRAGADGYVLKKSADTELIEGILKIHAGKRYLNETISQTLIDSLLHSSVNEPDSRNPYVLLSIREREVLRFLAQGHTNSEIAKLLSISAKTVDTYRSRVMNKLNVRKKSELVNYAIHYKLINI; from the coding sequence ATGGATAAAATTCGTATCATCATTGCTGACGACCACGCAGTGCTCCGCTCCGGACTAAAAGCCCTGTTGAATTGTTCGCCGCAATTCGAAGTAATCGGTGAAGTTGGCGATGGTCTGGAAGTGCTGAAGATGGTAGAAGAACTCACTCCTGATGTTCTCATTCTTGATCTTTCCATGCCGGGCATGAGCGGTGTGGACTGCCTCAAAGAAATCCGTTCTCGCAATCTTTCCTGCCGAGTGCTGGTTCTGACAATGTACGACGATGAAGAATATATCAAAGAAGTTATGCGAGCCGGAGCAGACGGCTACGTCTTAAAAAAATCAGCTGATACCGAGCTGATTGAGGGTATCCTGAAAATTCACGCCGGCAAAAGATATTTAAACGAAACCATCTCCCAAACCCTGATTGACAGTCTATTGCATTCCTCTGTGAATGAACCGGACAGTCGAAATCCTTATGTACTGCTTAGTATCCGTGAACGGGAAGTGCTCCGTTTCTTAGCCCAGGGCCACACTAACAGCGAAATTGCGAAACTACTTTCCATCAGTGCTAAAACCGTCGACACCTATCGTTCCCGGGTAATGAATAAGCTGAATGTAAGGAAAAAATCAGAGCTGGTAAATTACGCAATTCATTATAAACTCATCAATATTTAG
- a CDS encoding metal-dependent hydrolase, with protein sequence MDTLSHTLIGIAVAGLSGQPATVNDPVYIATLLGAQAPDFDIIALLRGNLAYLKQHRAFSHSFPGLALWSALITIAIHLFMPQSSLLTVFSWAYIGGISHIGIDYFNTHGAAILWPFRADRKSVQLLNVFDPILLSLMLLLYAGDFTPVGLASATLATIIVYIGLRLYLRQQATKWLTANFAAHTVSRITVMPALKRLFFWDFVLETDVRYFIGQISAFYPLVEIHASLPKATEVSSLTVEAQKTPLGDFFSRFTPFIYYEEQLDVDLLKVNIYDLRYIINQQFLHQATIIFNERNIPAISYMHSHGRKFNVPC encoded by the coding sequence ATGGATACGTTATCCCATACCCTTATCGGAATCGCCGTAGCCGGTTTATCCGGACAACCGGCAACTGTAAATGACCCTGTATATATTGCAACACTCCTGGGCGCGCAAGCGCCTGATTTTGATATTATCGCTCTGCTGCGGGGTAACCTGGCTTATCTGAAGCAGCACCGCGCCTTCTCTCATTCCTTTCCCGGATTAGCTTTGTGGTCAGCATTAATTACTATCGCCATTCACTTGTTCATGCCGCAATCATCACTCCTTACTGTATTCAGCTGGGCCTATATCGGTGGAATCTCTCACATTGGTATTGACTATTTCAATACCCATGGGGCAGCAATTCTCTGGCCATTTCGAGCTGATCGCAAGAGTGTGCAGCTGCTCAATGTATTTGATCCGATACTGCTATCCCTCATGCTGCTATTATATGCAGGTGATTTTACGCCTGTCGGACTAGCTTCAGCCACTCTTGCAACGATTATTGTCTATATCGGTCTGCGGTTATATCTGCGTCAGCAAGCCACAAAATGGCTGACAGCAAACTTTGCCGCTCATACGGTCAGCCGGATTACTGTTATGCCCGCTTTAAAACGTCTCTTTTTTTGGGATTTTGTGTTAGAAACGGACGTGCGATATTTTATCGGCCAGATTAGTGCCTTCTATCCCCTTGTAGAAATTCACGCCAGCCTGCCAAAAGCTACTGAAGTATCCAGCCTTACTGTCGAAGCCCAAAAAACGCCATTAGGAGATTTTTTTAGCCGCTTTACTCCCTTTATCTATTATGAAGAACAATTAGATGTTGATCTACTCAAGGTTAATATTTACGATTTGCGCTATATCATAAATCAGCAGTTTTTACATCAGGCAACCATTATT
- a CDS encoding FAD-linked oxidase C-terminal domain-containing protein: protein MQTSTLDALKKIVGPEYLLTSPEDLYCYSYDATPGHQHLPEAVVRPASTEEISKILALANSNKIPVYTRGSGTNLCADTCPTNGGIVLVTTRMNKILEIDKENLIAVAQPGVVVADLNKAVAEFGLIYPPDPGTVATATLGGTVSENAGGLRGLKYGVTKHYVMGMEVVLADGNIINCGGKNVKDVSGYDMTKLFTGAEGTLGVITKLILKVVPAPEAKKAMMAIFKNLDDAGNSVAGIISHKIIPSTLEILDNSTIRTVEDSAKVGLPLDAEAVLLIEVDGNPTVVEAEAEKVFAVLKENHAFSVQVAKNQQEVDKLWAARRAALPALSKLRPTTFCEDATVPRSQVPKFLRAVSDIAKKYNVTIGTFGHAGDGNMHPTIVCDLRIKEEMERVDKAMDEIFTTALKLNGTLSGEHGIGLGKLSWMEQQHGPILMETMRSIKRALDPNLILNPGKLVGEC from the coding sequence ATGCAAACCAGTACCCTTGATGCATTAAAGAAGATTGTTGGTCCTGAATATCTATTGACCAGCCCTGAAGACCTGTATTGTTACTCCTATGATGCAACTCCCGGTCATCAGCATCTTCCTGAGGCAGTTGTACGGCCGGCCAGCACAGAAGAAATTTCCAAAATTTTGGCTTTGGCCAACAGCAACAAAATTCCTGTTTATACCCGTGGCTCCGGCACGAATTTATGCGCCGACACCTGTCCCACCAATGGCGGTATTGTCCTAGTAACAACTCGTATGAATAAAATCCTGGAAATTGATAAAGAAAATTTGATTGCCGTAGCTCAGCCAGGCGTAGTTGTTGCTGATTTAAACAAGGCAGTGGCAGAGTTCGGCCTTATTTATCCGCCTGATCCCGGTACTGTTGCAACTGCAACTTTAGGCGGCACCGTTTCTGAAAATGCCGGTGGATTAAGAGGCTTAAAATATGGGGTTACCAAGCACTATGTCATGGGAATGGAAGTAGTATTAGCTGACGGAAATATAATAAACTGCGGCGGTAAAAACGTAAAAGATGTATCCGGGTATGATATGACCAAACTCTTTACCGGTGCTGAGGGTACACTTGGTGTCATTACTAAACTTATCCTCAAAGTAGTTCCTGCTCCCGAAGCAAAAAAAGCCATGATGGCTATCTTTAAAAATCTTGATGATGCTGGTAATTCTGTAGCTGGTATTATTTCCCATAAAATCATTCCTAGTACTCTGGAAATCCTGGATAATTCAACCATCCGTACAGTGGAAGATTCTGCGAAAGTCGGCTTGCCACTGGATGCGGAAGCTGTTTTGCTCATCGAAGTTGACGGCAATCCAACCGTTGTGGAAGCGGAAGCTGAAAAAGTCTTTGCCGTTTTAAAAGAGAATCATGCTTTTTCCGTCCAAGTTGCCAAAAATCAGCAAGAAGTGGACAAACTTTGGGCTGCCCGCCGTGCCGCCCTGCCGGCATTGTCAAAACTTCGTCCCACCACTTTTTGTGAAGATGCAACCGTTCCCCGCAGTCAAGTCCCTAAATTTCTCCGTGCTGTAAGTGACATTGCTAAAAAATACAACGTTACCATCGGTACTTTTGGTCATGCCGGCGACGGCAACATGCATCCCACTATTGTTTGTGACCTCCGGATCAAAGAAGAAATGGAACGTGTTGATAAAGCCATGGACGAAATCTTTACAACGGCGCTTAAGCTGAACGGAACATTAAGCGGTGAACACGGAATCGGCTTAGGTAAGCTGTCCTGGATGGAACAGCAGCATGGTCCTATCCTCATGGAAACGATGAGATCAATTAAGCGTGCACTTGATCCCAATCTGATTCTTAATCCTGGAAAACTAGTGGGAGAGTGTTAA
- a CDS encoding metal-sensitive transcriptional regulator has protein sequence MDKSPARAEVLNRLKNVKGHIAGIEGMVEEGQSCSSVLIQLSAIRASVEKIGIYILENNAVECLCDNESPDIADKEKIARIVKQMITFLK, from the coding sequence ATGGACAAATCGCCTGCAAGAGCAGAGGTTTTGAATCGGTTGAAAAATGTGAAAGGACATATTGCCGGGATTGAGGGAATGGTGGAAGAAGGCCAGTCCTGCAGCAGTGTGCTGATTCAGCTTTCTGCTATCCGAGCATCGGTTGAAAAAATCGGCATTTATATATTGGAAAATAACGCCGTCGAATGTCTCTGTGACAATGAATCCCCTGATATTGCAGATAAAGAAAAAATAGCCCGGATTGTAAAACAAATGATTACCTTTTTAAAATAA
- the leuS gene encoding leucine--tRNA ligase: MNERYVPREIEKKWQTLWQEQDAFKTVLNRQKPEYYVLEMFPYPSGNLHMGHVRNYSIGDVLARFKVMQGYNVLHPMGFDAFGMPAENAAIKHGIHPAEWTWGNMDNMKRQQQELGLSYDWEREVATCHPEYYRWTQWLFLLFFKRGLAYKKKATVNWCDDCNTVLANEQVIDGHCWRCDSPVRKKDLEQWFFKITDYADRLLADLSELKGWPDRVKTMQENWIGRSEGAEFSFEVPELKERIPVYTTRQDTVFGVTYIVLAPEHPLVERLIEGKETAPAVREFVEKVRHLSEISRTSNEFEKEGMFTGAYAINPFTGEEVPIWVANYVLFEYGTGAVMGVPAHDERDWQFANKYGLAKRLVVSPAGSDLTIETMTGAYDGPGMMVNSGPFTGMDNAKGRSAIADWLEKKGIGKRRVNYRLRDWLVSRQRYWGAPIPIIYCPDCGVVPVPEDQLPVLLPENVQFDAGVVSPLAQAEEFVNCTCPKCGGKAKRETDTMDTFICSSWYYMRYTDPRNTTAPFDPSKANHWLPVDQYIGGIEHAILHLLYSRFFTKVLKDAGLIQVNEPFKNLLTQGMVIKDGAKMSKSKGNVVSPEEIIGKYGADTARLFILFAAPPERDLEWSDQGVEGSYRFLGRLWRIVGHYAAFLSEDDSDCDPGKLTKTETDLRRALHVTIKKVSEDIGSRFNFNTAISSIMELVNAMYAAKDQQDSLNPGLVREVISGLLRLLAPFAPHITEELWHETIKQGSVHKQPWPVFDAAAVKVDEVEIVLQINGKVRDKIVVSVGLDAKKLEQIALEQERVQKLIAGKKIVKIICVPQKIVNIVVK, from the coding sequence ATGAACGAGAGATATGTTCCCCGGGAGATTGAAAAGAAGTGGCAAACTCTTTGGCAGGAGCAGGATGCCTTTAAAACGGTATTAAACCGTCAAAAGCCTGAGTATTATGTTTTGGAAATGTTTCCTTATCCTTCAGGCAATTTACATATGGGGCATGTGCGCAACTATTCTATCGGCGACGTGCTGGCCCGTTTTAAGGTCATGCAGGGCTACAATGTGCTTCACCCTATGGGATTTGACGCCTTTGGCATGCCGGCGGAAAATGCAGCCATTAAACATGGCATTCATCCGGCAGAGTGGACTTGGGGCAATATGGATAATATGAAGCGACAGCAGCAGGAACTGGGGCTGTCCTATGACTGGGAACGGGAAGTGGCGACCTGCCATCCGGAATATTACCGCTGGACCCAGTGGCTGTTTCTTCTGTTTTTCAAACGGGGACTGGCCTACAAGAAAAAAGCAACCGTCAACTGGTGCGACGACTGTAATACGGTGCTGGCTAATGAGCAGGTCATTGACGGTCACTGCTGGCGGTGTGATTCACCGGTCAGAAAAAAGGATTTGGAGCAATGGTTTTTTAAGATTACCGATTACGCCGATCGGCTGCTGGCAGACTTAAGCGAGCTGAAGGGCTGGCCGGATCGGGTAAAAACGATGCAGGAGAATTGGATCGGCCGCAGTGAAGGGGCGGAGTTCAGTTTTGAAGTTCCCGAATTGAAGGAAAGAATTCCTGTTTATACGACACGGCAGGATACTGTGTTTGGTGTTACCTATATCGTATTGGCACCGGAGCATCCTCTTGTGGAAAGATTAATTGAGGGAAAAGAAACAGCTCCGGCCGTACGGGAGTTTGTTGAAAAGGTTCGCCATTTAAGTGAAATCAGCCGGACTTCCAATGAATTTGAGAAGGAAGGGATGTTTACCGGCGCTTATGCGATCAATCCCTTTACCGGCGAAGAGGTTCCTATCTGGGTAGCCAACTACGTTTTGTTTGAATACGGAACCGGGGCCGTGATGGGTGTGCCGGCCCATGATGAGCGTGACTGGCAGTTTGCGAATAAATATGGATTGGCGAAGCGCCTGGTGGTCAGCCCAGCCGGTTCTGATTTGACGATTGAGACCATGACCGGAGCTTACGATGGTCCCGGAATGATGGTCAATTCCGGACCGTTCACCGGTATGGACAATGCCAAGGGCAGATCCGCTATAGCAGACTGGCTGGAGAAAAAGGGAATTGGCAAACGCCGGGTTAACTATCGTCTCAGAGACTGGCTGGTATCTCGTCAGCGTTATTGGGGAGCACCGATTCCCATCATTTATTGTCCTGATTGCGGCGTTGTTCCGGTGCCGGAGGATCAACTGCCGGTGCTGCTGCCGGAAAATGTACAATTTGACGCCGGTGTTGTGTCACCGCTGGCTCAGGCTGAGGAGTTTGTAAATTGTACTTGCCCGAAATGCGGCGGCAAAGCGAAGCGGGAAACGGATACGATGGACACCTTTATCTGTTCTTCCTGGTACTATATGCGCTATACGGATCCCCGCAACACCACAGCTCCTTTCGATCCGTCAAAAGCAAATCATTGGTTGCCGGTGGATCAGTATATCGGCGGAATTGAGCACGCTATTTTGCATCTCTTGTATTCCCGGTTCTTTACCAAAGTTCTGAAGGATGCCGGATTGATTCAAGTAAATGAGCCGTTCAAAAATCTGCTTACCCAGGGAATGGTGATCAAAGACGGTGCCAAGATGTCAAAATCGAAAGGCAATGTGGTATCGCCGGAAGAAATTATTGGCAAATACGGTGCCGATACCGCCAGATTGTTTATATTATTTGCCGCTCCGCCTGAACGGGATTTGGAATGGAGCGATCAGGGAGTGGAGGGTTCCTATCGGTTCCTTGGCCGGCTGTGGCGAATTGTCGGCCATTATGCTGCGTTTCTGTCCGAAGATGACAGTGACTGTGATCCTGGCAAGCTAACCAAGACGGAAACTGACTTGCGGCGGGCTTTGCATGTTACGATTAAGAAAGTATCGGAAGATATTGGAAGCCGGTTTAATTTTAACACTGCAATCAGTTCGATTATGGAATTAGTGAATGCCATGTATGCTGCCAAAGATCAGCAGGATTCCCTGAATCCGGGGCTGGTTCGCGAAGTGATATCCGGTTTGCTGCGACTGCTGGCCCCGTTTGCACCGCATATTACTGAAGAATTATGGCATGAGACCATCAAGCAGGGCAGCGTGCATAAACAGCCCTGGCCGGTTTTTGATGCGGCAGCCGTCAAAGTGGACGAGGTTGAAATCGTGCTGCAGATTAATGGCAAAGTGCGGGATAAAATAGTTGTATCTGTAGGGCTGGACGCCAAGAAGCTGGAACAGATCGCCTTGGAACAGGAAAGAGTTCAGAAGCTTATTGCCGGCAAGAAAATCGTCAAGATCATTTGCGTTCCGCAAAAAATAGTCAATATAGTAGTAAAATAG
- a CDS encoding sugar diacid recognition domain-containing protein — MQEEYESIDPRFAQSLVDIVASELKKNVNITDHNGVIIASFSKDRIKQVHEAAARMLKTGKIQEVAVYGNEGDSLHGVRPGLSVPIMFDKRCVGVIGVTGDPELAAPYARLAARFVEAALESNAQKEKLLGVLNEKKELQSVLLNKTISIQEDERKKISRELHDETSQSLTSIIVGLRVLAEHVQSQTEQEKILQMRDLAVNTLEAVHRLAVELRPVLLDDLGLVAAVQKYIENYSRQYDIKVNINFANLSRERFSPEIEITLYRIIQEALTNIAKHAKASYVQVTLCKKQSQLFLTMIDDGVGFEPDTFEAHSKMRLGIYGMKERVVLLDGRFDLRSHTGEGTTITVEIPLRKRKRRLI, encoded by the coding sequence ATGCAGGAAGAATATGAAAGTATTGATCCGCGGTTTGCCCAGTCATTAGTTGATATTGTCGCCAGTGAACTGAAGAAGAACGTTAATATTACCGACCATAATGGCGTTATTATTGCATCTTTCAGCAAAGATCGGATTAAACAGGTTCACGAAGCTGCGGCCCGGATGCTTAAAACAGGGAAAATACAGGAAGTTGCGGTATACGGTAATGAAGGCGATAGCTTACATGGTGTGCGGCCAGGACTCAGTGTGCCCATTATGTTTGATAAGCGGTGTGTAGGGGTAATCGGTGTTACCGGTGATCCGGAGCTGGCCGCTCCTTATGCCCGGCTGGCGGCGAGGTTTGTGGAGGCGGCATTGGAATCGAATGCGCAAAAGGAAAAGCTGCTGGGAGTGCTGAACGAAAAGAAAGAATTGCAGTCTGTATTGTTAAATAAAACTATTAGTATTCAGGAAGACGAACGAAAGAAAATTTCTCGTGAACTTCATGATGAAACGAGTCAGTCGTTAACCTCCATTATTGTCGGCTTACGGGTGCTGGCGGAACATGTTCAAAGTCAAACTGAGCAGGAAAAAATTTTGCAGATGCGTGATCTTGCCGTGAATACCCTGGAGGCAGTACACCGCTTAGCGGTTGAATTACGTCCCGTACTTTTGGACGATTTAGGACTGGTGGCGGCAGTACAAAAGTATATTGAAAATTATTCGCGGCAATATGACATCAAGGTGAATATTAATTTTGCTAATTTATCCCGGGAACGATTTTCACCGGAAATTGAGATCACCTTATACCGTATTATTCAGGAAGCATTAACCAATATTGCCAAGCATGCCAAAGCTTCCTATGTTCAGGTTACATTGTGCAAAAAGCAGTCCCAGCTTTTTTTGACAATGATTGATGACGGAGTGGGATTTGAACCGGATACTTTTGAAGCTCACAGTAAAATGCGGCTGGGAATTTATGGAATGAAAGAAAGAGTTGTATTGTTGGACGGACGATTTGATTTGAGGTCCCATACGGGGGAAGGAACGACTATTACGGTGGAAATCCCTCTGCGGAAAAGAAAAAGGCGTTTAATATGA
- a CDS encoding HutP family protein produces MEDITSIDIGRASLRIAISETRQDEQCIRQELLKRGIHSVAVDFGGEFVASVKKIIERAVVAAERQGLVAPNHVGEGAVAGAARAALEQITPKAVGLNVGGKIGIARCGEHLCVAIYFGVGVLNLNEVAVGLAHRSLPQESQG; encoded by the coding sequence GTGGAAGATATTACGAGCATTGATATTGGCAGGGCATCACTGCGCATTGCCATCAGTGAAACTCGTCAGGATGAACAGTGCATACGGCAGGAATTGTTGAAACGCGGCATTCATTCCGTAGCCGTTGACTTTGGCGGCGAGTTTGTAGCTTCCGTAAAGAAAATCATTGAACGGGCTGTGGTGGCGGCAGAAAGGCAGGGGCTGGTAGCGCCCAATCACGTAGGGGAAGGAGCGGTTGCCGGTGCGGCGCGTGCGGCGCTGGAACAGATTACTCCCAAAGCCGTGGGACTCAATGTCGGCGGAAAAATCGGGATAGCCCGTTGTGGTGAACATTTATGTGTGGCGATATATTTCGGAGTGGGAGTGCTGAACTTAAATGAAGTAGCCGTTGGGCTGGCTCACCGTTCTCTGCCGCAAGAAAGTCAAGGCTGA
- a CDS encoding ComEA family DNA-binding protein, producing MSKIVIIRCILESYGSGKKNAGKWGGGVEKLQKRLVLAAVLAAVILAGSTYAFWQKNTAAETTAAGGGTKDSMPMAELKGEIVIYINGAVNQPGVVRVPAGTRVIDAINLAGGLASGADVNKLNLAQNVKDGMHIFVPGGIVSATGAAGGGVVNGNRVNINTADKAELDKLPGIGPALAQRIVDYRQANGLFKDPAEIKKVQGISESKYNNLKDKIGI from the coding sequence ATGTCAAAAATAGTAATTATTCGTTGCATTTTGGAATCCTACGGGTCTGGTAAGAAAAATGCTGGTAAATGGGGTGGCGGAGTGGAGAAACTGCAAAAGCGGCTGGTCTTGGCTGCTGTTTTAGCTGCTGTTATCTTGGCTGGCAGCACGTATGCTTTTTGGCAGAAAAACACGGCAGCGGAAACAACGGCGGCTGGCGGCGGGACGAAAGACAGTATGCCCATGGCGGAGTTAAAGGGAGAAATCGTTATTTACATCAACGGGGCGGTCAATCAGCCGGGGGTCGTCAGAGTTCCCGCCGGAACACGGGTAATTGATGCTATTAACTTGGCTGGGGGACTGGCTTCGGGAGCGGATGTCAATAAACTGAATTTGGCTCAAAACGTCAAAGACGGCATGCATATTTTTGTTCCGGGCGGTATTGTGAGTGCGACTGGTGCTGCCGGCGGCGGAGTGGTGAACGGAAACCGGGTAAATATCAATACGGCGGACAAAGCGGAGCTGGACAAGCTGCCAGGGATTGGTCCCGCCTTGGCCCAGCGTATTGTTGATTACCGTCAGGCGAACGGTTTGTTTAAAGATCCGGCTGAGATTAAGAAAGTCCAGGGGATTAGTGAAAGCAAATATAATAATCTTAAAGACAAAATCGGCATATGA
- the lgt gene encoding prolipoprotein diacylglyceryl transferase translates to MHQYLFFIGDFPIRAYGLILSLSIILATCTAYFLAKQDGRWQQHVPDIGIYCGLAGIVGARLWDVFFFDWEYYQHHLLEIPFVWQGGMAIQGGVILGAIVGYLYTKCHHIDTWAFADIVAAPSIIMGQALGRMANLLNGDAFGHPTGSSFGIIYPNTTLAYQVYGNQPLWPAEVWEGQIDLVIFVLLLLFRTTNHAKGQVFILYAVLYSLARFFLEYLRGDYGTLLWGLKSAQLTSLAAIIIGSILFIWCGHHSERICPKK, encoded by the coding sequence TTGCATCAGTATCTTTTTTTTATTGGCGACTTTCCTATTCGGGCCTACGGCTTAATCCTGAGTCTGAGTATTATTCTGGCTACATGCACCGCCTACTTCCTGGCCAAGCAAGACGGCCGCTGGCAGCAGCATGTGCCGGATATCGGCATTTACTGCGGTTTGGCAGGAATTGTCGGCGCAAGGTTATGGGATGTTTTCTTCTTTGATTGGGAATATTATCAACACCATCTTTTAGAAATCCCCTTTGTCTGGCAGGGAGGAATGGCAATCCAGGGAGGTGTTATCCTGGGAGCCATTGTCGGTTATTTATACACCAAATGCCACCATATCGATACCTGGGCCTTTGCCGATATTGTAGCCGCTCCTTCCATTATCATGGGACAAGCCCTGGGAAGAATGGCAAACCTGCTGAATGGAGATGCCTTTGGTCACCCTACCGGCAGTTCTTTCGGTATTATTTATCCCAATACTACCTTAGCCTACCAAGTATATGGCAATCAGCCGCTTTGGCCGGCAGAAGTCTGGGAAGGACAAATTGATCTGGTTATTTTTGTCCTGCTGCTGCTATTTAGAACCACCAATCATGCTAAAGGTCAGGTTTTTATTTTATATGCCGTATTATATTCCCTTGCCCGCTTCTTTTTGGAATACCTGCGGGGCGATTACGGCACCCTGCTGTGGGGGTTAAAATCAGCCCAGTTAACCAGTCTGGCCGCAATTATTATCGGCAGCATTTTATTTATTTGGTGCGGCCATCACAGTGAACGGATCTGCCCCAAAAAATAA